A window from Acidobacteriota bacterium encodes these proteins:
- a CDS encoding NADH-quinone oxidoreductase subunit N produces MTAASAWLAPLWLEIGVLALALLALILGIAGVRAGRAVAGITVAGLAALLVGSCWIEPGQTAFGGAFVVDALALFIKRLFLASSAVSVLASMAFDRGPFVRRAPEYHFALLASLLGMLVLASSRELILLFVSFELMSIPLYFLTGFRKREDVAAEAALKFFVVGTVSSAIVLYGFSFVYGVTGTTAVDAIPRALEDGSPLMRLGMALVLAGLGFKIATVPFHMWVPDAYEAGAPPFVAWLSVAPKAAGFVVILRLYVEGVGSAVLVWLPVVAALAGVTIVAGNLMAIPQQNIKRLLAYSGIAHIGYMLIGLAAMSSAGVATVLFYLVAYLFGNMGAFFVVQAVGTAEQSDHLDAYRGLAQRSPVLALAMLLFLLSLGGIPFVAGFWAKLYVFWAAVDRGMYGLVFLGALLTVVALYYYLVVASRMYIDEPVRPEPIAVPRALGVAIAICSFGVVAVGIYPGPWIAELAHIAQTLF; encoded by the coding sequence GTGACCGCGGCATCGGCATGGCTCGCGCCGCTCTGGCTCGAGATCGGGGTCCTCGCGCTGGCGCTGCTCGCGTTGATTCTGGGCATCGCGGGAGTACGGGCCGGCCGCGCCGTGGCAGGGATCACGGTGGCGGGCCTGGCGGCGCTGCTCGTCGGCTCGTGCTGGATCGAGCCGGGCCAGACCGCGTTCGGCGGCGCGTTCGTGGTGGACGCGCTCGCGCTGTTCATCAAGCGCCTCTTCCTGGCGTCGTCGGCCGTCAGCGTGCTCGCGTCGATGGCCTTCGACCGCGGGCCCTTCGTGCGCCGCGCGCCTGAGTACCATTTCGCGCTGCTGGCGTCACTTCTCGGCATGCTCGTCCTCGCGTCGTCACGCGAGCTGATCCTGTTGTTCGTCTCGTTCGAGCTGATGTCGATTCCGCTGTACTTCCTGACGGGCTTCCGGAAGCGGGAGGACGTCGCAGCAGAGGCGGCGTTGAAGTTCTTCGTCGTCGGTACCGTGTCGTCGGCGATCGTGCTGTACGGCTTCTCGTTCGTGTACGGCGTCACCGGGACGACGGCGGTCGACGCCATCCCGCGTGCGCTCGAGGACGGCAGCCCGCTGATGCGCCTCGGCATGGCGCTCGTCTTGGCCGGCCTCGGGTTCAAGATCGCGACGGTGCCGTTCCACATGTGGGTGCCGGACGCCTACGAGGCCGGCGCGCCGCCGTTCGTGGCCTGGCTGTCGGTCGCGCCGAAGGCGGCGGGGTTCGTCGTCATCCTGCGGCTGTACGTCGAAGGGGTCGGATCCGCGGTGTTGGTGTGGCTGCCCGTCGTGGCCGCGCTGGCGGGCGTGACCATCGTGGCCGGCAATTTGATGGCGATTCCCCAGCAGAACATCAAGCGCCTGCTCGCGTACTCGGGCATCGCCCACATCGGCTACATGCTGATCGGCCTTGCCGCGATGTCGAGCGCCGGCGTCGCGACGGTGCTCTTCTATCTCGTCGCGTACCTGTTCGGAAACATGGGCGCGTTCTTCGTCGTGCAGGCCGTCGGAACGGCCGAGCAGTCCGATCATCTCGACGCGTACCGCGGCCTGGCCCAGCGGTCGCCGGTGCTCGCGCTGGCCATGCTCCTGTTCCTGCTCTCGCTCGGCGGGATCCCCTTCGTCGCGGGCTTCTGGGCGAAGCTCTACGTGTTCTGGGCCGCCGTCGATCGCGGGATGTACGGGCTGGTCTTCCTCGGCGCGCTCCTCACCGTCGTCGCGCTCTACTACTACCTCGTGGTCGCGAGCCGGATGTACATCGACGAGCCGGTCCGACCCGAGCCCATTGCAGTACCGCGCGCGCTCGGCGTGGCGATCGCCATCTGTTCGTTCGGCGTCGTCGCCGTCGGGATCTATCCGGGCCCCTGGATCGCCGAGCTCGCCCACATCGCGCAGACGTTGTTCTGA
- a CDS encoding NADH-quinone oxidoreductase subunit M, translating to MSGLPVLSIITWAPFVSALVIMFAARHRPQLVRWTSVAGTGVSLVLSLWLYAAYDRTVAGFQFREVFPLVPTLGISYELAVDGMSLLLVLLTAIIMFAGAFASWTIKARGQEFYALLLVLVTGVFGVFVSLDLFLFFLFYEIAVLPMYLLIGIWGSSGHVRPQGLFGWAFGRTGVGTKEYAAMKLTLYLLFGSAFILVGILALFVANGSTTFSFGALRMVRFDPALQSWVFLAFYVGFGILAGIWPLHTWSPDGHASAPTAVSMLHAGVLMKLGAYGVVRLGMGLLPEGTVDWAWLVGTIACVNIVYGALSAMAQTDLKYVIAYSSVSHMGVVMLGAATLTESGLNGSVFQMFAHGVMTALFFALVGLVYEKAHSREILKMGGFATMMPGIATAFTIGGLSSLGLPATAGFVAEFLTFLGSWQSAHGWWLFPAVAGAFLTSVYVLRVTKRIFWGPKSADPHFQHLPDAQGTEWVALGILVVVIVVFGVVPSLAIDPIDTATVPLLRGLGGAP from the coding sequence ATGAGCGGGCTGCCGGTGCTGTCGATCATCACGTGGGCGCCGTTCGTGAGCGCGCTCGTCATCATGTTCGCCGCGCGCCATCGGCCGCAGCTCGTGCGCTGGACGTCGGTCGCCGGTACCGGCGTGTCGCTCGTCCTGTCGCTCTGGTTGTACGCCGCCTACGACCGGACGGTGGCGGGCTTCCAGTTCCGCGAGGTGTTTCCACTCGTTCCGACGCTCGGCATCTCGTATGAACTGGCGGTGGACGGCATGAGCCTGCTGCTCGTGCTGCTCACGGCCATCATCATGTTCGCCGGCGCGTTCGCCTCGTGGACGATCAAGGCGCGCGGCCAGGAGTTCTACGCGCTGCTGCTCGTGCTCGTCACGGGCGTCTTCGGCGTGTTCGTGTCGCTCGATCTCTTTCTGTTCTTCCTGTTCTACGAGATCGCCGTGCTCCCGATGTACCTGCTGATCGGGATCTGGGGATCGAGCGGCCACGTCAGGCCGCAGGGGCTCTTCGGCTGGGCGTTCGGACGTACCGGCGTCGGCACGAAGGAGTACGCCGCGATGAAGCTGACCCTGTACCTGCTCTTCGGGTCTGCCTTCATCCTGGTCGGGATCCTGGCGCTCTTCGTGGCGAACGGATCGACGACGTTCTCGTTCGGTGCGCTCCGGATGGTTCGGTTCGATCCGGCGCTCCAGTCGTGGGTGTTCCTGGCGTTCTACGTCGGCTTCGGCATCCTGGCCGGCATCTGGCCGCTCCACACGTGGTCGCCCGATGGCCACGCCTCGGCGCCGACCGCGGTGTCGATGCTGCACGCCGGCGTCCTCATGAAGCTCGGCGCGTACGGCGTCGTCCGGCTCGGTATGGGCCTGCTGCCGGAGGGCACCGTGGACTGGGCGTGGCTCGTCGGCACCATCGCCTGCGTCAACATCGTCTACGGCGCGCTCAGCGCGATGGCCCAGACGGACTTGAAGTACGTCATCGCCTATTCGTCCGTCTCGCACATGGGCGTCGTCATGCTCGGGGCGGCGACGCTCACCGAGTCGGGGCTGAACGGATCCGTGTTCCAGATGTTCGCCCACGGCGTCATGACGGCCCTCTTCTTCGCGCTGGTCGGGCTCGTCTACGAGAAGGCGCACTCGCGCGAGATTCTGAAGATGGGCGGGTTCGCGACGATGATGCCGGGGATCGCGACGGCGTTCACGATCGGCGGCCTGTCGTCGCTCGGGCTGCCGGCGACTGCGGGGTTCGTGGCGGAGTTCCTGACGTTCCTCGGCAGTTGGCAGTCGGCTCACGGCTGGTGGCTCTTTCCCGCCGTCGCGGGAGCGTTCCTCACGTCGGTGTACGTGCTGCGCGTGACCAAACGCATCTTCTGGGGACCGAAGAGCGCCGACCCGCACTTCCAGCACCTGCCGGATGCGCAGGGCACCGAGTGGGTCGCGCTCGGGATCCTCGTCGTCGTCATCGTGGTGTTCGGCGTCGTGCCCAGCCTCGCGATCGACCCGATCGACACGGCGACGGTCCCGCTGCTTCGCGGTCTGGGAGGCGCTCCGTGA
- the nuoL gene encoding NADH-quinone oxidoreductase subunit L has translation MMGDPATPALIALLLPAAAFLVLAILAPFRRLGRPAGLFSALCALGALAAALSAVRLAGDADDARRLAVDWLPSSHGAIATVGVLVDGQSSIMLVLVALVATLVQVYSLGYLDHEPPASLGRYYAYQSLFAFSMMGLVLAPNLLQMFLCWELVGLCSYLLIGYWYQKPEAARAAVKAFWITKAGDVGLLIGLVLLWKHAGTYDLGELQRLAGAGLVPLAGLSAITFCLYLGAAGKSAQFPFHIWLPDAMEGPTPVSALIHAATMVTAGVYLLVRTAWLFALTPEILHLVGWIGAGTALVAAILACAQDDIKRVLAYSTVSQLGFMMTAIGAGAADAGFFHLLTHGVFKALLFLAAGAVIHAVGTNDIRQMGGLGRRMPQTTAVFLIGTLSLAGVPFFGGFLSKEEILGGVWAGGLPGPFALLAIAAFLTAFYMFRVVFLTFFGGAPVVAAVDNGADAHGASHGAHDAPAVMGGPLWVLALLSLAIGLFFTWHHAPIEEQPAPAWLTPLAIGLALGGIGLAWSTYQRRLVQPRALALAMGPLRTAALHRFWIDDMAIAFYSRVLLGGSRVVGWIDRYLVDGLLNVVSAWVLVAGDRLRRVQTGRVQDYVYAVAFGVLAVIVWLGWAR, from the coding sequence ATGATGGGCGACCCGGCGACCCCCGCGCTGATCGCGCTGCTGCTGCCCGCGGCGGCGTTCCTCGTGCTCGCGATCCTCGCGCCGTTCAGACGGCTCGGCCGCCCCGCGGGCCTGTTCTCGGCGCTCTGCGCCCTGGGCGCGCTCGCCGCGGCGCTGTCCGCTGTCCGCCTCGCCGGAGACGCGGACGACGCCCGGCGGCTGGCGGTGGACTGGCTGCCGTCGTCGCACGGCGCGATCGCGACGGTGGGCGTGCTCGTCGACGGCCAGTCCTCGATCATGCTCGTGCTCGTCGCGCTCGTCGCGACGCTCGTGCAGGTCTACTCGCTCGGCTATCTCGATCACGAACCGCCGGCTTCGCTCGGCCGCTACTACGCCTATCAGTCGCTGTTCGCGTTCTCGATGATGGGCCTCGTGCTGGCGCCGAACCTCCTGCAGATGTTCCTTTGTTGGGAGCTCGTCGGCCTCTGTTCGTACCTGCTGATCGGCTACTGGTATCAGAAGCCGGAGGCCGCGCGTGCGGCGGTGAAGGCGTTCTGGATCACCAAGGCCGGCGACGTCGGCCTGCTGATCGGTCTCGTCCTCCTGTGGAAGCACGCCGGCACGTACGATCTCGGCGAGTTGCAGCGCCTGGCTGGAGCCGGGCTCGTCCCGCTCGCAGGCTTGTCGGCAATCACGTTCTGTCTGTACCTCGGCGCGGCGGGCAAGTCGGCTCAGTTCCCGTTCCACATCTGGCTGCCGGATGCGATGGAAGGGCCCACGCCGGTCTCCGCGTTGATCCACGCGGCGACGATGGTGACGGCGGGCGTGTACCTGCTGGTCCGCACGGCCTGGCTGTTCGCGCTCACGCCGGAGATTCTGCATCTCGTCGGCTGGATCGGCGCCGGAACGGCGCTCGTCGCCGCCATCCTCGCCTGCGCGCAGGACGACATCAAGCGCGTGCTCGCGTACTCCACCGTCTCGCAGCTCGGCTTCATGATGACGGCCATCGGCGCCGGCGCCGCCGACGCCGGCTTCTTCCACCTGCTGACGCACGGCGTCTTCAAGGCGCTCCTGTTCCTGGCGGCCGGCGCCGTGATCCACGCCGTCGGGACCAATGACATCCGGCAGATGGGCGGCCTTGGCCGCCGCATGCCACAGACGACGGCCGTCTTCCTGATCGGCACGTTGTCGCTGGCCGGCGTGCCGTTCTTCGGCGGGTTCCTGTCCAAGGAAGAGATTCTCGGCGGCGTGTGGGCTGGCGGGTTGCCGGGGCCGTTCGCGTTGCTGGCCATCGCGGCGTTCCTCACGGCCTTCTACATGTTCCGTGTCGTGTTTCTCACGTTCTTCGGCGGCGCGCCCGTGGTTGCCGCCGTGGACAACGGCGCCGATGCGCACGGCGCGTCTCATGGCGCGCACGACGCGCCGGCTGTCATGGGCGGACCTCTCTGGGTTCTCGCGCTGCTCTCGCTGGCGATCGGCCTGTTCTTCACGTGGCACCACGCGCCGATCGAAGAGCAGCCGGCGCCGGCGTGGCTCACGCCGCTGGCGATCGGCCTCGCCCTGGGCGGCATCGGGCTGGCATGGTCGACCTATCAGCGTCGTCTCGTCCAGCCTCGGGCCCTTGCCCTCGCGATGGGACCGCTGCGGACGGCCGCCCTCCATCGCTTCTGGATCGACGACATGGCGATCGCGTTCTACTCGCGCGTGTTGCTCGGTGGCTCGCGTGTCGTTGGCTGGATCGATCGGTATCTCGTGGACGGGCTGCTCAACGTGGTGAGCGCCTGGGTGCTCGTGGCCGGCGACCGCTTGCGCCGCGTGCAGACCGGACGGGTGCAGGACTACGTGTACGCCGTCGCCTTCGGCGTGCTCGCCGTCATCGTCTGGCTCGGGTGGGCGCGATGA
- the nuoK gene encoding NADH-quinone oxidoreductase subunit NuoK produces MALSAYLVLAAVVFAIGLFGVITRRNTVGMLLGIELMLNAVNINFVAFGRFHGDTDGMVFTLFAISVTVAEVALGLAIVILLFRTRRTVLADHIDLLKG; encoded by the coding sequence GTGGCGCTCTCGGCGTATCTCGTGCTGGCGGCCGTCGTGTTCGCCATCGGGCTCTTCGGCGTCATCACCCGGCGGAACACGGTCGGCATGCTGCTCGGCATCGAGCTGATGCTCAACGCGGTGAACATCAACTTCGTGGCGTTCGGGCGGTTCCACGGCGACACCGACGGCATGGTCTTCACGCTGTTCGCCATCTCCGTGACCGTGGCCGAGGTGGCGCTCGGCCTGGCGATCGTCATCCTGCTGTTCCGGACGCGCCGGACCGTGCTGGCCGACCACATCGACCTGCTCAAGGGATGA
- a CDS encoding NADH-quinone oxidoreductase subunit J, whose translation MIGSPVVFGGLAVVLVGSALAVVLSKNLFHSVLWLALALTGTAGIFLSLDAEFLAAVQLLLYAGGVVTVVVFAIVVTERLVGERLSQTNRRIGLGAVASVALGLLIVNVVARSAFGGASPALTGDVTRELGDAVLTRFALAFELLGVLLLVSLVGAIYFARPED comes from the coding sequence GTGATCGGATCGCCGGTCGTGTTCGGCGGCCTTGCCGTGGTGCTGGTGGGTTCGGCGCTGGCGGTCGTGTTGTCGAAGAACCTGTTCCATTCCGTGCTGTGGCTGGCGCTCGCCCTCACCGGTACGGCCGGGATCTTCCTGTCGCTCGACGCGGAGTTTCTCGCCGCCGTGCAACTGCTCTTGTACGCCGGCGGCGTCGTCACCGTCGTCGTCTTCGCCATCGTCGTCACCGAGCGGCTCGTGGGGGAGCGCCTGTCGCAGACCAACCGGCGCATCGGTCTCGGCGCGGTGGCTTCCGTCGCGCTCGGCCTGCTGATCGTGAACGTGGTCGCGCGGAGCGCGTTCGGCGGCGCGTCGCCGGCGCTGACCGGCGACGTCACGCGCGAGCTTGGCGATGCGGTGTTGACGCGCTTCGCGCTCGCGTTCGAGCTGCTCGGCGTGCTGCTGCTCGTGTCGCTCGTCGGGGCGATCTACTTCGCGCGTCCGGAGGACTGA
- a CDS encoding NADH-quinone oxidoreductase subunit I: MTRTPAVRGADQTPVSVLLAVLRAMRVTLVNLFRAPVTVHYPDRPRPYPDRYRGLLALVYEPDTGEEACIGCRLCEYVCPPAVIKVEMLKGEKRNYAKTFTLELYACEFCELCVQVCPTDAIVMTRSFDLATADRRELLLDKDRLHALGRQFLPSWATGNRLRDMQAPPKKEKGESAPKHGGGA; this comes from the coding sequence ATGACCCGCACCCCGGCGGTGCGTGGGGCGGACCAGACGCCGGTGTCGGTGCTGCTCGCCGTGCTGCGCGCGATGCGAGTCACGCTCGTGAACCTGTTCCGCGCGCCGGTCACCGTGCACTACCCGGATCGGCCGCGACCCTACCCCGACCGGTACCGCGGGCTGCTCGCGCTCGTCTACGAACCGGACACCGGCGAGGAGGCCTGCATCGGCTGCCGCCTCTGCGAGTACGTCTGTCCGCCGGCGGTCATCAAGGTCGAGATGCTCAAGGGCGAGAAGCGGAACTACGCGAAGACCTTCACGCTCGAGCTGTACGCCTGCGAGTTCTGCGAGCTGTGCGTTCAGGTCTGCCCGACCGATGCGATCGTCATGACCCGATCGTTCGACCTGGCGACGGCCGACCGCCGGGAGCTCCTGCTCGACAAGGACCGGCTGCACGCGCTCGGCAGGCAGTTCCTGCCGTCGTGGGCGACCGGCAACCGGCTGCGCGACATGCAGGCGCCGCCGAAGAAAGAGAAAGGCGAAAGCGCGCCGAAACACGGAGGCGGCGCGTGA
- the nuoH gene encoding NADH-quinone oxidoreductase subunit NuoH: protein MAEMPATLMALPPAAVAFIAGFIVLNALIAVVTYVTLLERKFAARMQSRVGPYRVGPHGLLQPIADALKLMMKEDVVPRAADRRVFNLAPIVFLVPCMLIFASIPFAPGLGVADLNIGVLFFLAVSSMEIVGLFMAGWGSNNKYALLSAMRAVNQIISYDLPLIFAALVPVLLAGSLRMSDIAAAQAGLWFVFVPVLGQLAFAAFVIAAVAGENRVPFDILEAESELVAGFRIEYSGMKFALIQLGEYSHVLGTSFLGALLFFGAWAGPGPAWLGPAWFLLKALLLFLLLTWIRWSFIRIRVDQILAVSWKLLLPGTLLLLVATATYVVGRGR, encoded by the coding sequence ATGGCCGAGATGCCCGCGACGCTGATGGCCCTGCCGCCGGCGGCCGTGGCGTTCATCGCCGGCTTCATCGTGCTGAACGCGCTCATCGCGGTCGTGACGTACGTGACGCTCCTCGAGCGGAAGTTCGCGGCGCGGATGCAGTCGCGCGTCGGCCCGTATCGCGTCGGCCCGCACGGCCTGCTGCAGCCGATCGCCGACGCGCTCAAGCTGATGATGAAGGAGGACGTCGTGCCGCGCGCGGCGGATCGCCGCGTGTTCAACCTGGCGCCGATCGTCTTCCTCGTGCCCTGCATGCTCATCTTCGCGTCGATCCCGTTCGCGCCCGGCCTCGGCGTCGCGGACCTGAACATCGGCGTGCTGTTCTTCCTCGCGGTTTCGTCGATGGAGATCGTCGGGCTGTTCATGGCCGGCTGGGGCTCGAACAACAAGTACGCGCTGCTCTCGGCCATGCGCGCCGTGAATCAGATCATCTCCTACGACCTGCCGCTCATCTTCGCCGCGCTCGTGCCGGTGCTGCTCGCCGGGTCGCTGCGCATGTCCGACATCGCGGCCGCGCAGGCCGGGCTCTGGTTCGTGTTCGTGCCCGTGCTCGGACAGCTCGCCTTCGCGGCATTCGTGATCGCCGCCGTGGCCGGCGAGAACCGCGTGCCGTTCGACATCCTCGAGGCCGAGTCGGAGCTGGTCGCCGGCTTCCGCATCGAGTACTCCGGGATGAAGTTCGCGCTCATCCAGCTCGGCGAGTACTCGCACGTGCTGGGCACGTCGTTTCTCGGCGCGCTGCTGTTCTTCGGCGCCTGGGCGGGCCCTGGCCCGGCATGGCTCGGGCCCGCGTGGTTCCTGCTGAAGGCGCTGCTCCTCTTCCTGCTGCTCACCTGGATTCGCTGGAGCTTCATCCGGATCCGCGTCGATCAGATCCTCGCCGTGTCGTGGAAGCTGCTCTTGCCCGGCACGCTGCTGCTGCTCGTTGCGACGGCGACCTACGTGGTCGGGAGGGGACGATGA
- a CDS encoding NADH-quinone oxidoreductase subunit D, with protein sequence MNMGPQHPSAHGVFRAVLTLEGETVVAVESVLGYLHRCHEKLAETLTYAQYPTIASKTDYVAAMTSELAYVMAAERIGAIDVPKRAQYLRVLVAELQRIASHCLWLGTWCMDMGGALGGGATIFLYCIRERELVLDLFESLVGARLLYGFHQVGGVRYDVPAGWTNQCRETMDVIEARVAEYEAMLGENPFFRMRTEGVGVISREVAGTVGVSGPLLRGSGVAFDIRRAAPYSSYEDFAFTVPVETAGDCFARYRVRMVEFRESIRIVRQVLDGLPEGPISSRPGLKSVAQVRIPKGDAYARAEGPRGEVGCYLIGDGGPKPYRMKWRGASFSNLSVLPHIIPGHKVADVVAIIGSVDPVFGEVDR encoded by the coding sequence ATGAACATGGGCCCGCAGCACCCGTCGGCGCACGGCGTGTTCCGCGCGGTGCTCACGCTCGAAGGCGAGACCGTCGTGGCCGTCGAGTCGGTGCTCGGTTACCTGCACCGCTGCCACGAGAAGCTCGCCGAGACGCTGACCTACGCGCAGTACCCCACCATCGCGTCGAAGACGGACTACGTCGCGGCGATGACGAGCGAGCTGGCGTACGTGATGGCGGCCGAGCGCATCGGCGCGATCGACGTGCCGAAGCGGGCGCAGTACCTCCGGGTTCTCGTGGCCGAGCTGCAGCGGATCGCCTCGCACTGCCTGTGGCTGGGCACGTGGTGCATGGACATGGGCGGCGCGCTCGGCGGCGGCGCGACGATCTTCCTGTACTGCATCCGCGAGCGCGAGCTCGTGCTGGACCTGTTCGAGTCGCTGGTCGGGGCCCGCCTGCTGTACGGCTTCCATCAGGTCGGCGGCGTCCGGTACGACGTGCCCGCCGGCTGGACGAATCAGTGCCGCGAGACGATGGACGTGATCGAGGCGCGCGTGGCCGAGTACGAGGCGATGCTCGGCGAGAACCCGTTCTTCCGCATGCGCACGGAGGGCGTGGGCGTGATCTCGCGCGAGGTGGCCGGGACGGTGGGCGTGAGCGGGCCGCTGCTGCGCGGCTCGGGCGTCGCGTTCGACATCCGCCGCGCCGCGCCCTACTCCTCGTACGAGGACTTCGCCTTCACGGTGCCGGTCGAGACGGCCGGCGACTGCTTCGCGCGCTACCGCGTGCGCATGGTCGAGTTTCGCGAGTCGATCCGCATCGTCCGGCAGGTTCTCGACGGCCTGCCCGAGGGGCCGATCTCGTCGCGGCCCGGCTTGAAGTCGGTCGCGCAGGTTCGCATCCCGAAGGGCGACGCGTACGCGCGGGCCGAAGGGCCGCGCGGTGAGGTCGGGTGCTACCTCATCGGCGACGGTGGGCCGAAGCCGTACCGGATGAAGTGGCGTGGCGCGTCGTTCTCCAACCTCTCGGTCCTGCCGCACATCATCCCGGGGCACAAGGTGGCCGACGTCGTCGCGATCATCGGCTCGGTGGACCCGGTCTTCGGCGAGGTGGACCGCTGA
- a CDS encoding NADH-quinone oxidoreductase subunit C: protein MTLDQAPALIQQHVGVSPTVAAATPATLEVDVPVERWAAFGEFARHTLGCAFFSFLSAVDWKDGGLEVVARVESCDAGFAVMMRTRVGPAAEAVCPSIVPVYRGADWMERECFDLFGIRFDGHPDLRRILLPDDWVGHPLLKSYAVDTPHPPYR from the coding sequence GTGACGCTCGATCAGGCGCCGGCGCTCATCCAGCAGCACGTCGGCGTGTCGCCCACCGTCGCCGCGGCGACGCCGGCCACGCTCGAGGTCGACGTGCCGGTCGAGCGGTGGGCCGCGTTCGGCGAGTTCGCCCGCCACACGCTCGGGTGTGCCTTCTTCTCGTTCCTCTCGGCCGTCGACTGGAAGGATGGCGGGCTGGAGGTCGTCGCCCGCGTGGAATCGTGCGACGCCGGCTTCGCGGTGATGATGCGCACGCGCGTCGGGCCGGCGGCCGAGGCCGTCTGTCCATCGATCGTGCCGGTCTACCGCGGCGCCGACTGGATGGAGCGGGAGTGCTTCGACCTGTTCGGGATCCGTTTCGACGGTCATCCCGATCTCCGGCGGATCCTGCTGCCGGACGACTGGGTCGGGCATCCTCTCTTGAAGAGCTACGCGGTGGACACGCCGCATCCGCCGTATCGCTGA
- a CDS encoding NADH-quinone oxidoreductase subunit B, with protein sequence MTEGIHAFPGGFLVTTVADGFLNWARKSSVWPLTFGLACCAIEMMATFASRFDVERLGMVPWASPRHADLMIVSGTVTIKMAPMLTRIYDQMPDPKWALSMGSCANSGGPFRHGYHVVKGVDRIIPVDVYVPGCPPPPESLLNGLLLLQDQIGHFRRTGQRPPPGPKVD encoded by the coding sequence CTGACCGAGGGCATCCACGCGTTTCCCGGCGGGTTCCTCGTCACGACGGTCGCGGACGGCTTCCTGAACTGGGCGCGCAAGTCGTCGGTGTGGCCGCTGACGTTCGGCCTGGCGTGCTGCGCGATCGAGATGATGGCGACGTTCGCGTCGCGCTTCGACGTCGAGCGGCTCGGCATGGTGCCGTGGGCTTCGCCGCGTCACGCGGACCTGATGATCGTGTCCGGGACCGTCACGATCAAGATGGCGCCGATGCTCACGCGCATCTACGACCAGATGCCGGATCCGAAATGGGCGCTGTCGATGGGCTCCTGCGCCAACTCCGGCGGGCCCTTTCGCCACGGCTACCACGTCGTCAAGGGCGTCGATCGGATCATCCCGGTCGACGTGTACGTGCCGGGCTGTCCGCCGCCGCCCGAATCGCTGCTGAACGGGTTGCTGCTGCTCCAGGATCAGATCGGGCACTTCCGCCGCACCGGGCAGCGGCCGCCGCCCGGCCCCAAGGTGGATTGA
- a CDS encoding NADH-quinone oxidoreductase subunit A, producing MSGYLGVLIFLALIVAFAVVSLAAAWLLRPSRPYPAKLDTYECGAEPIGEAWVQFPVGFYLVALVFLLFDALAVFLFPWALSLGGLGVWGLLVMLAFLAVLSLGWLYARREGVLDWK from the coding sequence ATGAGCGGATACCTTGGCGTGTTGATCTTCCTCGCCCTGATCGTCGCCTTCGCCGTGGTGTCGCTGGCCGCGGCGTGGCTCCTGCGCCCGTCCCGCCCCTATCCCGCCAAGTTGGACACCTACGAGTGCGGCGCCGAGCCGATCGGCGAGGCGTGGGTGCAGTTTCCCGTCGGGTTCTACCTCGTGGCGCTCGTCTTCCTCCTGTTCGACGCGCTCGCGGTGTTCCTCTTTCCCTGGGCGCTTTCGCTCGGCGGTCTCGGCGTGTGGGGGCTGCTGGTGATGCTCGCGTTCCTCGCGGTGCTGTCGTTGGGATGGCTGTACGCGCGTCGTGAGGGGGTGCTCGATTGGAAGTGA